TAGATGTCGGCCGTCGGCAGTTCCCGTCGAAAATCCTGCACGACCTTCGCGATGGTGGCCTCTTCGTTGTAACAAGGAATCAGCACGGCGATACGGCTGGAACGCCCGCCTTGCGGGTTCGTTGCATACCTGTCTGAAGAAGTCTCCCTGGGTGGATTGGAACGAACCTCACTCACGCCGTACCCGCCTCCGATCTCCGTCCGGCCTTGCGCGGTTTCCCGCTTTGCAAGGCGCCTGCCAAAAACTGCAGCAGAGCAAACAGCCCAATGAAGAAGAATGGCATCATCGGAAACGCATACCGCGGGATCGGCAGAAACGGAAGCTGGGTCACCAGCAAGTAAATGACCAGCCACGACACGACCCGCAATCCAGGTTTCCGCAGCAGCAACAAAAGCCCAAGCGCACCGACGATGACCAGCGCGGGCTGCAGGTGCAGAAACAACGCATCTCGTCCGAGCCACGGCTGTCCGAACAGAAGCCCCAGCTTATCCAGCGTATACCACTTCAATTCGCTCAGCGGATGTGTCGAAAACCCGTGCAGCGCACGCGTGATGGCGAGGTGTTCCTGCTGCGTGGAACTCAGCCCCCGGCCGAGGTTGGTGTCCACGGCAAAGTGGGGGTCGGACCCAAACAACAGCGGGTTTCCGACGTCCGTGTCGGTCAGCAGCAGCCGGTGAAACACCACCCAGTTGCGAATCCACCACGGCACCATCGGGATGAGAAAGCCAATCAAGTGGGCGAAAAACCCCGTGATGCCCTTTGCGGCAGTCCCCCCCTGGCCGTGGAGCCCGGCGCGGGAAAACTGAAGGAAACAGGCAGCGAGCCCCGCGAGCACCAGCGGCATGACGGTGGGGCGAACCAGCGCCGCCAGCCCAAGAATGAGCCCGCTCAGGAACCACCATCCGGCCGTTTTTCGTTCCAGCGAGATGAGGAACAGCCAGACGAAGGCGCACAACAGCGGGACAAACAAGGCTTCCGTCAGC
Above is a genomic segment from Alicyclobacillus cycloheptanicus containing:
- a CDS encoding glycosyltransferase family 39 protein — protein: MPKKKSSKTTGGSWKTGASWDGLLAAALAVVGLAYLYHSFPGPAAYQLYGDSVHYDLSARVLLTKHFYTYWGHGPDAQVTPGYPLFLAVCYWIGGHLSNHPHAGMHLAFLAQWVLAALTASVLYFISRRVLNRFWAVLVGLLWIVYPTTHGAYGQLLTEALFVPLLCAFVWLFLISLERKTAGWWFLSGLILGLAALVRPTVMPLVLAGLAACFLQFSRAGLHGQGGTAAKGITGFFAHLIGFLIPMVPWWIRNWVVFHRLLLTDTDVGNPLLFGSDPHFAVDTNLGRGLSSTQQEHLAITRALHGFSTHPLSELKWYTLDKLGLLFGQPWLGRDALFLHLQPALVIVGALGLLLLLRKPGLRVVSWLVIYLLVTQLPFLPIPRYAFPMMPFFFIGLFALLQFLAGALQSGKPRKAGRRSEAGTA